The Thalassotalea sp. HSM 43 genome window below encodes:
- a CDS encoding acyl-CoA dehydrogenase family protein, whose amino-acid sequence MKYTGEYFVEDMTAAERDRAAKVESVLTAIKAASADVDRDGQFCTDHIKTLSEAGLLGLIIPKQYGGLGGGLRDLAAATFAIGSVCPSTALTYFFHCSSASRGLLALEAIDNGLFNDDEAPVVKAFAEKVLHTMGRDGKWLANFASESVKSEKAAITISTKATKVDGGYRLNGVKSFGCATGVADRYLVTVGIDGVDDASGLSTFFVDRDAKGVSERQKWDAIGMRGTATHGLILEDVFVADDDALTVPSAFVRCMQMSRGSFVGNQLAGIAVYLGQAFAIYNTTLATLTKAKFGDSDKCIASSPMHQQLIGEMMCDLETAVLWLRRQLQLESAEQEILPKAEVVKRWRLCKGQVSEYGFKVAVNALKCTGTTGTGFSNPSARGLRDMAMALVQAFPAERGRLMAAQMEVDGAEQNQFGVNKG is encoded by the coding sequence ATGAAGTATACAGGCGAATATTTTGTCGAAGACATGACCGCGGCTGAACGTGATCGAGCGGCTAAAGTTGAGTCGGTTTTAACGGCTATCAAAGCGGCCTCGGCGGATGTCGACCGTGACGGTCAATTTTGCACTGACCATATTAAAACATTATCTGAAGCTGGGTTGTTAGGGCTAATCATTCCTAAACAATACGGTGGTCTTGGTGGTGGATTACGCGATTTGGCAGCGGCAACGTTTGCCATCGGCAGCGTTTGTCCATCAACGGCATTGACCTATTTCTTCCACTGCTCATCGGCATCTCGCGGTTTATTGGCTTTAGAGGCCATTGATAACGGTTTATTTAACGATGATGAAGCACCGGTGGTCAAAGCCTTTGCCGAAAAAGTACTGCATACCATGGGCCGTGATGGTAAATGGTTAGCGAATTTCGCGAGTGAGTCGGTGAAGTCAGAAAAAGCCGCGATTACCATTTCCACAAAAGCGACTAAGGTTGATGGCGGTTACCGATTAAATGGCGTGAAGTCATTTGGTTGTGCGACGGGCGTAGCCGACCGTTACTTAGTGACGGTTGGCATTGATGGTGTTGATGATGCCAGTGGCTTATCGACCTTCTTTGTTGATCGTGATGCCAAAGGTGTTAGTGAACGGCAGAAATGGGATGCCATCGGCATGCGCGGTACGGCGACCCATGGCCTTATTTTAGAGGACGTTTTTGTTGCCGATGACGACGCATTAACAGTGCCATCGGCGTTTGTGCGCTGTATGCAAATGAGTCGTGGCAGTTTTGTTGGTAATCAACTTGCTGGCATCGCCGTCTATTTAGGGCAGGCTTTTGCGATATACAACACCACGTTGGCGACATTGACCAAAGCCAAGTTTGGCGATAGCGACAAATGCATTGCCTCGTCTCCTATGCATCAACAGTTGATTGGCGAAATGATGTGCGATCTAGAAACGGCGGTGCTGTGGTTGCGACGTCAATTGCAATTAGAAAGCGCAGAGCAAGAAATCCTGCCAAAAGCCGAAGTCGTCAAACGCTGGCGGTTATGTAAGGGCCAGGTCTCAGAATACGGATTTAAGGTAGCGGTAAATGCCCTTAAATGTACTGGTACAACAGGTACCGGCTTCTCTAATCCAAGTGCGCGCGGTCTGCGTGATATGGCGATGGCCTTGGTACAAGCATTTCCAGCAGAACGTGGTCGTTTAATGGCGGCACAAATGGAAGTGGACGGTGCCGAGCAGAATCAGTTTGGCGTCAATAAAGGTTAA
- a CDS encoding TonB-dependent receptor, with the protein MNKKTKLSLLISSILLAQGSYAADAETDATVDEADIERITVTTRQLEETIEKIPLSISVLNAEEISKKGISNTEDVSKYISSVSFDIGAAPNDTRPAIRGLTTERGRPNVAILVDGIDVSSESMTLAGGGMTANMRLLDLQQVEVVKGPQSVNYGRSAFAGAINYVTKKPSFEFGTKIDVNWDENETYEGSIRIEGGLTENFAASLKVSSWTTDGYYENPNTGGELGDGESAGAALGLYYVGNDWSAYFRGEYSDEEYGPRAVGVKHTLLPGGFQDLATNFMGTGVLAEGAEMLPYIPGTDCSMAMPYWDSFAGFLSQMGIPEGMYAACRPFYVGKVEGNESDIDQSPDPRTGKDFAGTDVENTRASLIVDWDISDDITFISSTGFTNNDTSVVEDFDLTNFSLISDPVGMPPFSPPFTQYGMQADSWTEYEVDQLSQEFKLIGGDDSLSWVVSALYWDESMDTAFNSQWWMREGVHVPTLLAMFQQNPFTSFITAANTGPHDDPRTTPMTRDTEHWSVAALIKYAITEDIHLTVEGRYIDETIDYTGQSDDRGFLTAHEIDFSMIYDPTIPPFGAMVENPNYNHKNSVSDDEFVPRFSLDWQVNDTVFTYASAAKGFKPGGISTTDGNGDVSTGEYKPETMWAYEIGTKAFSVENNAMVSLAAFYWDYTDQQVPFTITDPMTGMAGNSILNAGETSVTGVELESTWIINDNWTWSLGYLYSDAKYDDFNVAEVIAASDTGARLSTVDMALAGNIEGDYSDNRLPLSAEHSATTSIKYNTEIGELNLFGEVFGQYRSKRYVDAGNHAYLPEYDEWDVNIGLEGDNWSVIAYVENVFDDDKIKSALRNVNYGFFPDGQSVPSMISFNLPQPRTAGVRASISF; encoded by the coding sequence ATGAACAAGAAAACTAAGTTGTCTTTGTTGATTTCTTCGATACTTCTGGCGCAAGGAAGTTATGCAGCAGATGCTGAAACTGATGCGACAGTAGATGAAGCTGATATTGAGCGTATTACTGTAACAACGCGTCAGCTTGAAGAAACCATTGAAAAGATTCCACTATCCATCTCGGTATTAAATGCTGAAGAAATTAGCAAAAAAGGCATTTCCAATACTGAAGATGTATCGAAGTATATTTCTAGTGTTAGTTTTGACATTGGTGCCGCACCAAACGATACCCGTCCTGCAATTCGCGGTTTGACAACCGAACGTGGTCGTCCAAATGTTGCAATCTTGGTCGATGGAATTGACGTTTCCTCCGAGTCGATGACACTAGCTGGTGGTGGTATGACCGCCAACATGCGCTTACTTGATTTACAACAGGTTGAAGTCGTTAAAGGACCACAATCGGTGAACTACGGTCGTAGTGCATTCGCTGGTGCCATTAACTATGTAACCAAAAAACCATCATTTGAGTTTGGTACCAAAATTGATGTCAACTGGGATGAGAACGAAACCTATGAAGGGTCGATTCGCATTGAAGGTGGTTTGACAGAAAACTTTGCTGCATCACTTAAAGTATCAAGCTGGACCACCGACGGTTACTATGAAAACCCGAATACCGGCGGCGAGCTTGGCGACGGTGAATCTGCCGGCGCTGCGCTTGGCTTGTATTATGTCGGTAACGATTGGTCAGCGTATTTTCGTGGTGAATACTCAGATGAAGAATACGGTCCACGTGCCGTTGGTGTAAAACACACGCTTCTTCCAGGTGGCTTCCAAGACCTAGCGACTAATTTTATGGGAACGGGTGTTTTGGCTGAAGGTGCCGAAATGTTGCCATATATTCCAGGAACCGATTGTTCTATGGCGATGCCATACTGGGATAGCTTTGCTGGTTTCTTAAGCCAAATGGGTATTCCTGAAGGCATGTACGCCGCATGTCGTCCATTTTACGTTGGTAAAGTTGAAGGTAACGAGAGTGATATTGATCAATCACCTGATCCTCGAACCGGTAAAGACTTTGCGGGTACCGATGTCGAAAATACCCGTGCATCTTTGATTGTTGATTGGGACATCAGTGATGACATCACTTTTATCTCAAGCACAGGTTTTACCAATAACGACACCTCTGTTGTCGAAGATTTCGATTTAACGAACTTCTCACTCATTTCAGATCCTGTTGGTATGCCACCGTTTTCGCCACCGTTTACTCAATACGGTATGCAGGCAGATTCTTGGACTGAATATGAAGTTGATCAGCTAAGTCAGGAATTCAAACTGATTGGTGGTGATGACTCCCTATCTTGGGTAGTGTCAGCACTTTATTGGGATGAGTCGATGGACACCGCGTTCAACTCACAATGGTGGATGCGAGAAGGTGTTCATGTGCCAACGCTATTGGCTATGTTCCAACAAAATCCATTTACCTCATTCATTACCGCTGCTAATACAGGGCCACATGACGATCCGCGTACCACGCCTATGACTCGTGACACTGAGCATTGGTCGGTAGCCGCGTTGATTAAGTATGCTATTACAGAAGATATTCATCTTACTGTTGAAGGTCGTTATATTGATGAGACCATTGATTACACTGGTCAATCGGACGATCGTGGTTTCTTAACGGCGCACGAAATTGATTTTTCAATGATTTACGATCCAACTATACCGCCGTTTGGTGCCATGGTTGAAAATCCAAACTACAACCATAAAAACAGTGTAAGCGATGATGAATTTGTTCCGCGCTTTTCACTTGATTGGCAAGTAAATGACACCGTATTTACCTACGCATCAGCAGCCAAAGGCTTCAAGCCTGGTGGTATCTCTACCACAGATGGTAATGGTGATGTCTCAACAGGTGAATACAAGCCAGAAACAATGTGGGCTTACGAGATTGGTACTAAAGCATTTTCTGTAGAGAATAATGCCATGGTATCACTTGCCGCGTTCTACTGGGATTACACCGATCAGCAGGTACCATTTACCATTACCGATCCGATGACGGGTATGGCAGGTAACTCAATATTGAATGCTGGTGAAACATCGGTAACAGGTGTTGAGCTAGAGTCTACTTGGATCATCAATGACAACTGGACATGGTCACTTGGTTACCTATATTCAGATGCTAAATACGATGATTTCAATGTCGCAGAAGTAATCGCGGCCAGTGATACTGGCGCCCGCTTATCGACTGTCGATATGGCATTGGCTGGCAACATCGAAGGTGATTATTCTGACAATCGCCTACCACTATCTGCTGAACATTCAGCAACCACCAGTATTAAATACAATACTGAAATTGGTGAGTTGAACCTGTTTGGTGAAGTGTTTGGTCAATATCGTTCTAAGCGTTATGTTGATGCGGGTAACCACGCGTACCTGCCTGAATATGATGAGTGGGATGTTAACATTGGCCTGGAAGGCGATAACTGGTCAGTGATCGCTTATGTTGAAAATGTCTTTGATGATGACAAGATCAAATCGGCACTGAGAAACGTTAACTACGGTTTCTTCCCGGATGGTCAAAGCGTTCCTTCAATGATTTCATTCAACCTTCCGCAACCTAGAACTGCTGGTGTTCGCGCTAGTATTAGTTTTTAA
- a CDS encoding aldehyde dehydrogenase family protein, producing MQTELFISGNDIAPDNGEYFEVLNPATEQVFAKVARASASDVEKAVAEAKQGYQIWSSLAPKEREAALLRAADIVAEQGMQRLLDIVIDESGSAISKARNEILYTVDLLRTAAGEARRLYGDTFPNDNPERISMVMRHPLGVVAVVSPYNAPLALLTKMAAFPLAAGNAVVIKPSEETPVIAIEFAKILLEAGIPRQAVHVVTGFGAECGAPLVEHQDVNCIALTGSTGTGQHIGAVAMKRMVKAQLELGGKSAALVLADVDPVKAANIVAQGIFTHAGQICMANSRVVVHQDIYQPFIDALKHAAEQLKVGDLRDESTVYGPLINRKAVEKIQQHVDEALSQGASLLTGGYIIDGLVYAPTVLLDTASTSSAWCDESFGPLTNVVKADSLQHAIALANDSQFGLSACVLTKNISWAMQAVRGIDAGSVHVGMHSFQSNALAPIGGSKLSGVGRSGGAYSTQEFTDVKWVSIEVNETL from the coding sequence ATGCAAACTGAATTATTTATTAGCGGTAACGACATTGCCCCGGATAACGGCGAATATTTTGAGGTGCTTAACCCGGCGACAGAGCAGGTGTTTGCAAAAGTCGCTCGCGCCAGTGCCAGTGATGTCGAAAAAGCCGTAGCAGAGGCAAAACAAGGTTATCAAATATGGTCATCTCTAGCACCTAAAGAGCGTGAGGCTGCGCTGTTACGAGCCGCCGACATTGTCGCCGAACAGGGCATGCAACGCTTACTTGATATTGTCATCGATGAGAGTGGCAGTGCAATCAGTAAAGCCCGTAATGAAATTCTGTATACCGTTGATTTACTGCGCACCGCCGCAGGCGAAGCGCGTCGCTTGTATGGCGACACCTTTCCTAACGATAATCCTGAGCGAATATCCATGGTCATGCGCCACCCATTGGGCGTTGTGGCTGTGGTCTCACCTTATAACGCGCCATTGGCGTTATTAACTAAAATGGCGGCGTTTCCACTGGCCGCTGGCAATGCTGTGGTGATCAAACCTTCAGAAGAAACGCCGGTGATTGCCATAGAGTTTGCAAAAATACTGCTCGAAGCGGGCATTCCCCGACAAGCGGTGCATGTCGTTACTGGGTTTGGTGCAGAATGCGGTGCGCCGTTGGTAGAGCATCAAGATGTAAATTGTATTGCCTTAACCGGTTCGACGGGCACCGGACAGCACATCGGTGCGGTGGCGATGAAGCGCATGGTTAAAGCGCAGTTAGAGCTTGGCGGCAAAAGTGCCGCATTAGTGCTTGCTGATGTTGATCCCGTTAAGGCTGCCAATATTGTTGCCCAGGGTATTTTTACCCATGCTGGACAAATTTGCATGGCCAATTCTCGGGTCGTAGTACATCAAGATATTTACCAGCCGTTTATTGATGCATTAAAGCACGCCGCGGAGCAACTTAAGGTTGGTGATTTACGTGACGAGAGCACGGTTTACGGGCCATTGATTAACCGCAAAGCGGTAGAAAAAATTCAACAGCACGTAGATGAGGCGTTAAGCCAAGGCGCAAGTTTATTGACCGGTGGCTATATTATTGACGGCTTAGTCTATGCGCCAACGGTATTACTTGATACCGCCAGCACCTCATCGGCATGGTGTGATGAGTCATTTGGGCCATTGACCAATGTGGTTAAGGCCGACAGTTTGCAACACGCGATTGCCCTTGCCAACGATTCTCAATTTGGATTATCCGCCTGCGTGTTAACGAAAAATATAAGCTGGGCGATGCAAGCGGTGCGCGGTATTGACGCAGGTTCAGTGCACGTTGGTATGCACTCATTTCAAAGTAACGCTTTGGCGCCAATTGGTGGCAGTAAATTAAGCGGTGTTGGCCGCAGTGGTGGCGCGTATTCAACGCAAGAATTTACCGATGTGAAATGGGTCAGCATTGAAGTAAACGAGACGTTATAG
- a CDS encoding Asp/Glu racemase, with amino-acid sequence MDNYQIARRAQIGVIIPSTNTGVEYDLQKFCLDGVTWHPSRFYIELRNWADEVSKTGENENQVFERFLEIMRGEIPSSIRNVLSAQVNHIMLGMSAETFWGGLEGNIEFENEIKDQIGDLGLTTGAGATKDALELFGAKKISVITPYPEVGDENVIRFFSDIGFEVHKVKGLNRPSATAIAETKIQDVVNAIHEVDHDSVDAIVQCGTNLSTVDLFPTYEHILGKPLLPINVATVWHALRACGVNDKITGKGRLLEEF; translated from the coding sequence ATGGATAATTATCAAATTGCTCGTCGCGCCCAAATTGGCGTCATCATTCCGTCTACCAATACCGGCGTTGAGTATGATTTACAAAAATTTTGTCTTGATGGTGTTACGTGGCATCCATCACGCTTTTATATTGAATTAAGAAATTGGGCGGATGAAGTCAGCAAAACCGGTGAAAATGAAAATCAGGTATTTGAACGCTTTTTAGAAATTATGCGTGGAGAAATACCGAGTTCGATTCGCAATGTACTCAGTGCCCAAGTCAATCATATTATGCTGGGTATGTCGGCAGAAACGTTTTGGGGTGGCCTTGAGGGCAACATCGAATTTGAAAATGAAATTAAAGATCAGATTGGTGATCTAGGCTTGACCACAGGTGCTGGTGCAACCAAAGATGCCCTAGAGCTATTTGGTGCCAAGAAGATCTCTGTTATCACCCCGTATCCAGAAGTTGGCGATGAAAATGTGATTCGGTTTTTCTCCGATATCGGATTTGAGGTTCATAAAGTCAAAGGCTTAAATCGTCCGTCGGCAACCGCCATTGCCGAAACTAAAATCCAAGACGTGGTTAATGCCATTCATGAAGTTGATCACGATAGTGTCGATGCCATTGTGCAATGCGGCACCAATTTGTCGACCGTTGATTTATTTCCGACCTACGAGCATATCTTAGGTAAGCCGTTATTGCCGATAAATGTAGCAACGGTTTGGCATGCACTTCGTGCCTGTGGTGTGAATGATAAAATAACCGGTAAAGGCCGTCTTTTGGAAGAGTTTTAA
- a CDS encoding alpha/beta fold hydrolase, whose amino-acid sequence MIRRGFADSALGQIHYRICGSLDNRKPRLLMLHQAPSSGAMYEAIMPHLSENFTVIAPDFPGFGDSASMALEQHSIGNYADAVMAVINSLSVDEFYLFGHHTGATVATEIAATQQCRVKKLILSGPTVLPDAMRNKLPDLVALPKVDSEGDFAKQIWQKIRAKADGLDINISQREYRLALALGECYRAAYQAVADYDCANKTKLITCPSLVFAGKHDVLRPYLAEALALLAQGQRIDIGDTNTYVCETHPDKVANIIKKFIGH is encoded by the coding sequence ATGATTCGCCGTGGTTTTGCTGACAGTGCCTTAGGTCAAATTCACTATCGTATATGTGGCTCATTAGATAACCGCAAACCACGCTTGCTGATGCTGCATCAAGCGCCGAGTAGCGGTGCGATGTATGAAGCGATTATGCCGCATTTAAGCGAAAATTTTACCGTTATCGCGCCAGATTTTCCGGGCTTTGGTGACAGTGCTTCGATGGCGTTAGAGCAGCATAGTATTGGCAATTACGCAGATGCTGTTATGGCGGTCATTAACAGTCTATCGGTCGATGAGTTTTATCTTTTTGGCCATCATACTGGCGCTACCGTGGCCACTGAAATAGCGGCTACACAGCAGTGCAGAGTTAAAAAACTGATATTGAGTGGGCCGACGGTATTGCCCGATGCCATGCGCAACAAATTACCTGACCTTGTGGCCTTGCCGAAAGTCGACAGCGAAGGTGACTTTGCCAAACAAATATGGCAGAAAATTCGCGCTAAAGCCGACGGTTTAGATATCAACATTAGCCAGCGTGAATACCGCTTAGCACTGGCGTTAGGTGAATGCTATCGGGCAGCGTATCAAGCGGTAGCCGATTATGATTGTGCTAATAAAACCAAGTTAATCACCTGCCCAAGCCTAGTGTTTGCCGGAAAGCATGATGTGTTAAGGCCGTATTTAGCTGAGGCGTTGGCGTTACTGGCGCAAGGACAACGTATCGATATCGGCGATACCAACACCTATGTTTGTGAAACCCACCCTGACAAGGTGGCAAATATTATCAAAAAATTTATTGGACACTAG
- a CDS encoding aldehyde dehydrogenase family protein produces the protein MSFQLPKQQHYIADHWVDASDTLAFDLHHASTGEYLAKQYAATDRQVEQAMAVASDNFKQGLWSQLSYQQRADYLQAIADNMTAKTTAIAQADAIQTGVVLALTEQFAKVCSLAFSHAALMLRTLDSEQYVSGASGDILVERLPLGVAAIIAPWNAPSGIACHKLASALAAGCPVIFKPSEWAAASAQFIAEAIAQAKLPDGTFQMLLGGSHVGGKVVTDTRTAAVSFTGGAQGGAGVGRVCGEQIKPAQLELGGNNALVVLASADLDIAADNIVTGLTTMNAQWCRALGRLVVDNRVKASLLAKVQQRFANIKMGNALDSETQMGPLVHKGHLQHVSQRVADYQALGGTLIQATQLPVLAGWYYPPTLIDGLRGEQTLEEIFGPVATVHGFDSDAEAIELANQTDYGLAAYVFGEQQQAWAVARKLVAGVVKINKVSLFSLHPDLPRAAWGKSGVGDEGTKETFEFFRGTRVIGVA, from the coding sequence TTGAGTTTTCAATTACCTAAACAACAACATTACATTGCTGATCATTGGGTTGATGCCAGTGACACCTTAGCGTTTGACCTGCATCACGCCAGTACTGGAGAATACTTAGCTAAGCAATATGCTGCCACAGACAGGCAAGTTGAACAGGCAATGGCGGTTGCCAGTGATAATTTCAAACAAGGTCTTTGGTCGCAATTAAGTTACCAACAGCGTGCTGACTATTTGCAAGCTATCGCCGATAACATGACGGCAAAAACCACTGCCATAGCGCAGGCCGACGCGATACAAACGGGTGTGGTTTTGGCGCTTACCGAACAGTTTGCCAAAGTCTGCTCGTTAGCGTTCAGCCATGCCGCTTTGATGTTGCGAACGCTAGACAGTGAACAATATGTTAGTGGCGCGTCAGGGGATATTTTAGTTGAACGATTACCGCTTGGTGTTGCGGCGATTATTGCGCCATGGAATGCGCCATCAGGCATCGCTTGTCATAAATTGGCTAGTGCGCTGGCTGCCGGCTGCCCGGTTATATTCAAGCCGTCAGAGTGGGCTGCGGCCTCGGCACAATTTATCGCCGAGGCAATCGCACAAGCCAAGCTACCTGATGGTACGTTTCAAATGCTATTAGGTGGCAGTCATGTCGGTGGCAAAGTCGTAACCGATACACGTACCGCCGCTGTCTCGTTCACCGGAGGCGCGCAAGGCGGTGCTGGTGTTGGTCGAGTGTGCGGCGAGCAAATCAAGCCTGCACAACTTGAGCTTGGTGGTAATAACGCGTTAGTGGTGTTGGCTAGTGCTGATCTTGATATCGCCGCCGACAATATAGTCACCGGCTTAACCACAATGAATGCACAATGGTGTCGTGCCCTTGGTCGCTTAGTCGTCGATAACCGAGTAAAAGCGTCATTGTTAGCGAAAGTACAACAACGCTTTGCCAACATCAAAATGGGTAATGCCTTAGATAGTGAAACGCAAATGGGGCCATTGGTGCACAAAGGTCATTTGCAACACGTGAGCCAGCGCGTTGCCGATTACCAAGCATTAGGTGGCACCTTAATTCAAGCTACCCAATTGCCAGTATTAGCTGGTTGGTATTATCCGCCGACGCTGATAGATGGTTTACGCGGTGAGCAAACCCTAGAAGAGATTTTTGGTCCCGTGGCAACGGTACATGGGTTTGACTCAGACGCTGAAGCCATTGAGTTGGCCAATCAAACCGACTATGGCCTGGCGGCCTATGTGTTTGGCGAGCAACAGCAAGCCTGGGCGGTGGCGCGTAAATTGGTTGCCGGAGTCGTTAAAATCAATAAGGTGAGCTTATTTTCACTGCACCCAGATTTACCCCGTGCTGCATGGGGCAAATCTGGGGTTGGTGATGAAGGCACTAAAGAAACATTTGAGTTCTTTCGTGGTACTCGAGTGATTGGAGTGGCGTAA
- a CDS encoding isochorismatase family protein, with protein MDLHKNSLGLGDRPALILVDMINGFTDPECPLGSHCPDVVAANQQLLAAFRAANLPVFFTTVVFHNESQARVFRDKINDLDLLTPESKWVQVDQRLTPTADEAVIEKRWASGFFQTDLAQQLLAVAADSIVVTGLTTSGCVRATVVDGLQHNYKVTVAREAVGDRNSDAHQANLFDMNAKYADVVSVEHIINKISN; from the coding sequence ATGGATTTACATAAAAACAGCTTAGGTTTAGGCGACAGACCCGCGTTGATATTGGTCGATATGATTAACGGCTTTACCGACCCTGAATGCCCCTTGGGCAGTCATTGCCCGGATGTTGTCGCCGCGAATCAACAGTTATTAGCGGCATTTCGAGCCGCAAATCTGCCGGTGTTTTTTACCACCGTGGTTTTTCACAATGAATCTCAAGCTCGGGTGTTTCGTGACAAGATAAACGATCTTGATTTGCTCACTCCAGAGTCAAAATGGGTACAGGTCGACCAGCGTTTGACGCCGACTGCTGACGAAGCCGTCATTGAAAAACGTTGGGCCAGTGGCTTTTTTCAAACCGATTTAGCGCAACAGTTATTGGCCGTGGCTGCGGACTCAATTGTGGTGACCGGATTAACCACCAGTGGCTGTGTTCGCGCAACCGTGGTTGATGGTTTGCAACACAATTATAAGGTGACAGTGGCACGTGAAGCGGTCGGTGATCGTAATTCAGACGCACACCAGGCCAATCTTTTTGATATGAACGCCAAATATGCTGATGTGGTTAGTGTTGAACACATCATCAATAAAATTAGTAATTAG
- a CDS encoding TonB-dependent receptor codes for MKLATAYVMHALIYVLIGVAFGLYMAANQNHSQHVTHAHLLMLGFVMSFFYACIHKLWLDGSSSKLAVSQFVLHQLGTILMVVGMGSMYGMLMHPAIAGITMGVAALLIMASIVMMIIMLKKQPQLAITAAN; via the coding sequence ATGAAACTCGCAACCGCTTATGTGATGCATGCATTAATTTATGTACTGATTGGTGTGGCATTTGGTCTGTATATGGCCGCCAACCAAAACCACAGTCAGCATGTTACCCACGCACACTTATTGATGCTGGGTTTTGTAATGTCATTCTTTTACGCCTGTATCCACAAATTGTGGCTCGATGGCAGCAGCTCAAAGTTGGCTGTCAGTCAGTTTGTTTTGCATCAACTCGGCACAATTTTGATGGTTGTTGGTATGGGCAGTATGTACGGCATGTTAATGCACCCAGCTATCGCAGGTATCACTATGGGCGTAGCGGCACTGTTAATCATGGCATCCATTGTGATGATGATCATCATGCTGAAAAAGCAGCCACAGCTTGCGATAACCGCCGCGAATTAA
- a CDS encoding FAD-dependent oxidoreductase: MAQANSSIQPVIIAGAGPAGSVLALALAKKNIPVIMLEKHHSLPIDLRASTFHPPSLEMLDELGVAQEMIDMGLIVDRYQYRDRKTNEVAEFDMSLISDETKFPFRLQLEQYELTHIIGRHLQQYAHVEVLFEHEVVDFEQDDDGVTAIVNTPTGEVTVHGSFLLGCDGASSNVRKAAKINYGGFTYDEKFLVASTSFPFEEVFDNLSYVNYVSDPDEWCVILRTEKIWRVLWPTDPQETDTDKYLTDEYIQQRLHHLYDKEGDFDIGHRTLYNVHQRVAETYYRGRVVLVGDACHINNPLGGMGMNGGLHDAFNLASKLIDIIENNSDHLQHFAHYDRQRKDLAVEFVQNHTIANKKMMESTDPDEQAKRQKMFMETAADPDKAKAFIMERAMINCVRESLLVE; this comes from the coding sequence ATGGCTCAAGCAAATAGTTCCATTCAGCCAGTCATTATTGCCGGCGCAGGCCCGGCAGGTTCGGTATTGGCGTTAGCCTTGGCGAAAAAAAACATTCCGGTGATCATGTTAGAAAAACATCACAGTTTACCAATAGATTTACGTGCCTCAACCTTTCATCCGCCGTCGTTAGAAATGCTGGATGAGTTAGGTGTTGCGCAAGAGATGATTGATATGGGGTTGATCGTAGACCGCTATCAATATCGAGACCGTAAAACCAATGAAGTCGCTGAATTTGACATGAGTCTTATTAGCGATGAAACCAAGTTCCCATTTCGCTTGCAGCTTGAGCAATACGAATTGACGCATATTATTGGTCGTCATTTGCAGCAATATGCCCATGTTGAGGTGCTATTTGAGCACGAAGTCGTCGACTTTGAGCAAGATGACGATGGCGTCACTGCCATTGTTAACACACCGACTGGGGAGGTGACTGTACATGGTAGTTTCTTACTCGGCTGTGATGGTGCATCCAGTAATGTGCGTAAAGCCGCAAAGATTAATTATGGTGGCTTTACTTATGATGAAAAGTTTCTTGTTGCCAGTACCAGTTTTCCGTTTGAAGAGGTGTTCGACAACCTATCTTATGTAAATTATGTCTCTGACCCCGACGAATGGTGCGTTATTTTGCGTACCGAGAAAATTTGGCGGGTATTGTGGCCAACCGATCCACAAGAGACCGATACCGATAAATATCTGACGGATGAATATATCCAACAGCGTTTGCATCACTTATACGACAAAGAAGGCGATTTCGACATTGGTCATCGCACTTTGTACAACGTCCATCAGCGGGTTGCAGAAACCTATTATCGTGGCCGAGTGGTGCTGGTAGGTGATGCTTGCCATATAAATAATCCATTAGGCGGCATGGGCATGAACGGTGGTTTACATGACGCCTTTAATTTGGCGAGCAAGTTAATAGATATCATTGAAAATAACAGTGATCATCTACAGCATTTCGCCCATTATGACCGCCAACGCAAAGATTTAGCGGTTGAGTTTGTGCAAAACCATACCATCGCCAATAAGAAAATGATGGAGTCAACTGACCCAGATGAGCAGGCGAAAAGGCAAAAGATGTTTATGGAAACCGCAGCCGATCCAGATAAAGCCAAAGCCTTTATTATGGAACGAGCAATGATAAATTGTGTGCGAGAGTCCTTACTGGTCGAGTAA